Below is a window of Candidatus Saganbacteria bacterium DNA.
CCACAATGGTCGGCCTTGATACGATGCTGAAGATAGCAATGGCAAACGGCTTCTGCATACCTGCCTGCAATGTCAACAATATGGAAATGCTCGAGGCAGGGGTCGTTGCGGCTGCTTTGACAAGATCGCCGATAATATTTGAATGGTCTCCCGGATCTTTCAAGTATAACGGCGGCGCCGTCGTCCCCAGTTTTATCACACGGCTTGAGCCTCTAAAAGCGATCGTAGCCGGACTCGGTTTCCCGTACGCTTGCCACCTTGACCACGGGACATGGGATGCGGTAATAGAAGCTCTTAACGCGGGATTTACTTCAGTAATGTATGATCCTTCCGAAACCGGTAAAAAGAAGGTCTCATACCAGGACAACCTCCGCCTCTCTACAGAAATGGCAAAAATGGCGCACGCTAAAGGTGTCGCCATCGAATTGGAGCTTGGAGGAAAAGAAGGGTCGTTCGGCGATCTTTCGGCCATGGCATCCGCGGAAAGACTGGGATACATGACCGATCCGGAACAGGCAGTCGACTTTGTCGGAAAAACGGGAGCTGATGTCCTTGCGATCTCAATAGGAAATTCACATGGCGCGCAAAAGTTCGCGGGAAAAGCGTTCATTGATATTGAACATGTATGCAGGATCAGAGAAAAGCTTGACGCGGCCGGATTCAAGCATGTTCCGCTGGTTTTCCACGGCGGGTCTGACAGATCACCTTTCGCGGATGAAATAGCGCGGCTGATCGGAAAACCCTACGATAAGAACCCGTCCGGCACGCCGATAGAATTTCAGGTGCGCGCCGTGAAAGAAGGAAGGGTCGCAAAACTAAATCTTGATACGATATTCAGGCTTGCGCAGGCCGAAGGTGTCCTTGCCATGAGGCAGGTGATGGACTCGTATATCCTCAAGAAAGGCACTGATGATTTCAGGGCACATATCGGTGTTCCCTGGAGGGTCACGCTTGTTAACGAGTTCATGAGGAAACTGGTAGAGCTCGGGGCAGCCGGACAGGCAATGACGGTCCTGCGTCAGGTCTGCCTTGAAAAAGCAACGACAGAAGTTGCCAAAGTGCTCACAAAACAGAAGGCTTCCGTACTAGAAACATCGACTGCCGCGGGACTTGGAGCTGATCCTTTAGACATTACCAGACTTGCGGTAAAACTCGAGCTACGAGACGATCAGATAGCTGGCGCACAAACTGTCGGAAATATAGCAAATGTCATGGCCGCAAAGCTTGCAGGCTCGGAACAAGAAGGTCAGGAAAGTAAAGCGGGAAAAGATCTGGAATAATAAGCTTGCTTAAAAAATCGGGACGGCGGGATTTTCCGCCAAAGGCGGACCCGCCTCCGGCGGGGAACCCACGACCTCCCCGATCCGATCGGGGCGCGCTACCAAGCTATGAATATCAAAATCGGGGTGGTGGGATTTGAACCCACGGCCTCACGGTCCCGAACCGTGCACGCTACCAAGCTGCGCTACACCCCGTTTCGACTAATGACCGATAACTAACAACTGATAACAGCTGAATTTCTTATTTAGACAGTTCGAACGCTTCGTGAAGGACTTGTACCGCCTTTTTCGCCAGTTTCTCGTCGACCACGCACGATATCCTGATCTCCGAAGTGCTTATCATCTGGATATTAATGTCGTTTTTCGCAAGAGATTCGAACATCTTCGCCGCGACACCGGGAGCTCCAACCATTCCAATCCCGACCAGGGATATTTTGGCAACGCTGTCATCGGACACTACTTCTTTCGCGCCTATCTTTTTCGCCACGCCGTTTACGACTTCGAGGGCTTTCTTGAGGTCGCTGTGCGCGACAGTAAAGGCCATGTCGGCCACATTACCGCCGTGGATGCTCTGTATTATCATGTCGACGCTGATGTTGCTTTCTGCGAGAGCGGTAAATATTTTTGAAGCGATACCCGGCTTGTCAGGCACCTGAAGCACGCCGATCTTTGCCACATTTTCATCATGGGCGACTCCTGTTACCAGTCCTCTTTTCTCCATTTCTTTGACCTCCTTAGGTGACAGCGTTGTTATCATCGTTCCTTCGTTCTCGTTCAGGCTTGAGCGGACATGAATATTTATGCCGTAGATCTTTCCGCACTCGACAGACCTGGGATGCATCACCCCTGCACCTGCTGAAGCAAGCTCCAGTATCTCTTCATGGGCTATCCTGTCAAGCTTTTTCGCATCGGGCACGATCCTCGGGTCCGCAGTATAGATCCCATCAACATCAGTGTAAATCTCGCAGACATCCGCTTTTAACGCGGCAGCTATTACGACCGCAGACGTGTCGGAACCTCCCCTGCCGATCGTCGTAATGTCGCCTTTGCTATCCACGCCCTGGAAACCTGTGACAACAACAATTTTCCCTTCCGCGATCTCTTTTTTAAGCCTCTGGAATTTTACGTCCTTGATCCTGGCTTTTGACGGGATATCTTCAGTAATGACACCGGCCTGTCCGCCTGTAAGCGATATTGCCTTTTCTCCTAATTCTATTATCGCCGATGCGAGCAGGGCAGCGGACACCTGTTCTCCAGTTGAAATGAGCATGTCATACTCTCTCGGATCAGGGTCGCTTGTGATTTGTTTTAAAAGCGATATCAACTCGTCTGTCGTATGTCCCATCGCAGAAACGATGACTACTACATCATTGCCGGCTTTTTTTGTCTTGACGACCCGCTTGGCAACATTCTTTATCTTTTCGGCGGACCCTACTGAAGTTCCGCCGTATTTTTGGACAACAATTGGCATAGAAACACCTTTCTAATAGATTATAACATTTTTTAAGCGGCGGCCTTTATCCTTCCCTCTCCCTGAAGGAGAAAGTTGGTGTGAGGGTAAAGAAAAATGCAGTTATCTCAAATCCTCGATAAGCCGGACCGTGTATTCGTCGCCTCGATCCCCCGGAGGGAAACTGCGGCGGCCAGTTACTCCAAGTTGACAAAGATAAAAATAATTGCCGAAATAAATACTTGTTGTCCATTCCCAATTTCTTCCGGATAGTTTGCATTTGACTTTTGTAACAGCATCGAACCATTCTTCACTGGTCGGGACCCTAAATCTTCTCCCTGTAATCTCGCTTAACCATTTAGAATATGCCCGGCCGTCATTCAGGCTTAAATGTCCCGCCATTTCTCTTTGACTTGCCCTGGCAAGAATATCCTGTAAAAGTCCCGCGTTATTGCCAATAATTTCGTATTGTGCGCTTCTAACAAATTGTTTGAGCTGATCTGTTGTGAGCTCGTCTTTCATCATTCTAAAAGGCATTCCGGGAACTTTTGTGAACCGATGGCTTTCTATGAACTTTCTGAAGTTTACACCATGAGCCCACTTTCGGCTGATAGGTTGGTCTGGCCGCGACAATCCCAGCATGCTACTTCTTGTCCGGACTTCCGCAGCGCTTCCGATTTTCATCATCATTTTTCTCCTTTCGATATTTTTGCCCAGTCCTCATCCGATTAAACTAGGGTGGCATTTTCATCCGAATACATATCGAACAGAAATATGGGGAATTTCATTATTTAACTTCTTCGATAAGTCGGACCGAGTAGGGGTTGTAGCGGACTTCTTCATGGTGGTTGCCGCGGTTTTCGTAGCCTCGGCAGCGAATAAAGAAGTAGTTTCCTATAAAAGGAGTGTCCGTCCACTCCCAATTGTCTCCGGATAGTTTATCTCTGACTCGCATCGTGGCATCTGACCATTCTTGTTCGGTCGGGACCCTAAATCTTCTTTCGGTCATTTTGCTTAACCATTCAGCATATGCCCTGCCGTCATTCAGGCTCAAAAATGTTGCTGTTCTGTTTTGTTCTGCTGCGTCAAGAACTTTTTTTAAAGCTCCAGCGTTATGGCCTGTAATTTCGCATCCTGAGATATCGACGAATGCTTTAAATTGCAAGATGGTGAGCTCGCTTTTCATTATTCTAAAAAGCATTCCGGGGACATCAATGAAATTGTGGCCTTCCATGAACTTTTGAATGTCTATACCAGGGGGCACCGTTCGGCCGACAGGTTGGCCAGGCCGCGACAACATCAGCCTGCCTACTGTCATTACTTGACCTGCGATCCTCCTGATTATTGCCATCGTTTTTCACCTTTAGATATTGTCAATATTATTGCCCTTGTCCTCGACTCCTCCAAAGAGGTTTTTTTTCATCTATATATGTATCGAACAGATATTCCGGAAGTTTCACATGTTATAATTCTCCCATGAGCAAAGACGCTTCTTTCGACATCGTCTCAAAGGTCAACCTGCCGGAGCTCGACAACGCCCTTCACCAGGTGATGAACGAGATCAGGCAGAGATTTGATTTCAAAGGAAGCACCAGCGAGGTGACAAAAGAAGGAGATGATCTTGTTTTTGCATCGGAAGATGAATTCAAGCTTAAGAATGTCATTGATATTTTTCATACAAAGATCTCTAAAAGAGGGATTTCGCCTAAGTTCTTTGATTTCGGCAAGGTCGAAAGCGCTCTCGGCGGGACGGTGAAGCAGCCCGTAAAGATAAAGACCGGCATCCAGCAGGAAAAGTCAAAAGAGATAATAAAGATGATAAAAGACGCAAAAATAAAGGTCCAGTCCCAGATCCAGGCCGATCAGATAAGGGTTTCCGGCAAGAACAAAGACGACCTTCAGCTTGTCATCCAGATGCTGCGTAAGGCAAATCTTGATATCGAGCTTCAATTCGTGAATTACAGGTGATCTTTTCCTGCCGGTACCGCCACTTGACCTGACCATATCCAAAGATGCTATAATTGATGTAATAAAAGTACTGGCGGGTCAAGAACCTGCCATCTACACTTGATATCTTTTTGAACGCCTGAAGGACGACAAGGGGGAAGGCATTATATATTAAGATGTCAATCAGAGTAATTAATCCGGACCCAAAGGAGATTTTTTCAGTGATGTTAACAAGACTTTTTGAAGATTTTTCTTTTTCACCGAAAAAGAAGAACCTGTCATCGCCCGGAAAAAAGGCCTTTGGTCATGATCCGGCCGGTTTTAGGCGTGACTCAGGCTAACCGGATAACGCTGGTCAGGGTCCTTTTAATCCCCCTCTTCATTTACTTTCTGCTGTCGACGTCGCTTCCTTTAAGCAAATGGATAGCCGCGGGGCTTTTTATCGCCCTTGCCTCAACTGATGCCCTTGACGGTTTTGTCGCGAGAAAATACGGACAGGTCACCGAACTTGGCAAGCTTATAGACCCTATCGCCGACAAAATGCTTGTCTATGCCGCGTTCATGGGATTCGTGCAGATGGGGAAACTCTGGTCCTGGGTAGTCCTGATAATTGTCATGCGGGACTTTGCTGTGATGGGGCTCAGGGTATGGGCGGCAAAGAAGGGTGAGATAATCCCCGCGGGAGACACGGGAAAATGGAAGACGGCCTTGCAGATGACCGCGATCGTTTTCCTGATCCTTGACTGGCCTGCCGCAATGCTTTTATTTTTGATATCTTTAATACTTTGTGTCGTGTCCGGATTTGATTATTTCAGGCAAGCGGACCTGAGCGGAGCTTGATATGGACAGCGGACAGAACCAGCTGGAAGATTTTTTCAGCAAGATGATGAGCGCGATCGGAAAGACCACCGATCAGGAGATAGCTGACACGCTGACAAAAGAAAAGCTGACGATCTCGGTAGCCGAATCCCTGACCGGAGGTCTTATCAGCGAGAGATTGTCCTCTGCTTCGGGAGCGTCGGAATACTTTGTCGGCGGCATAGTCTGCTACACGAACAGAGTAAAGGTCATGGACCTTGCGGTCCCTCCTTCACTGATAGTAAAAGAGGGCCCGGTAAGCAGGGAAGTGGCGCTGTTGCTTGCAGAAAATATTAGGAAGAAATACAAGACGCACATAGGGCTGTCGGCCACCGGAGTAGCAGGTCCGGCGACCGTCTCCCCGCCAAAACCGATAGGGCTTACATTTGTCGCGCTGTCGTCCGAAAAAGGCAGTATCTGCAAAGAATTGAATTTGAGCGGGAGCAGGGCCGATATAAGGCAGAAAGCGGCGCAGGGAGCGCTGGGGCTTTTGTGGCTGCACCTGAGCGGCCAGGATATCGGGCAATGAAGAGTGTAGGATTTTTCGACAGGAAAGTAGGGTTGGCGGGCTGATTGCTCATTATTGACTGATTACGGATAAAAAATGCCGTAAATCAAAAAATGAAAGGAGAAATGTTTATGGTTCAAGATGAGAAAGAAAAAGCGCTCGGGATGGCGATCTCACAGATAGAGAAGAGTTATGGAAAAGGGGCGATCATGAAGATGGGTGATTCCTCAAGGTTCACGGTGGAATCGATCTCAACGGGGATAATTTCCCTTGATTCCGCCCTGGGAGTGGGAGGCTTCCCGAGGGGAAGGATCGTAGAGATATACGGGCCGGAAGCCGGAGGAAAGACGACCGTATCGCTCCAGGCGATCGGCGCGGCGCAGAAAAAAGGGGGAATAGCGGCATTCATCGATGCGGAACATGCGCTTGACCCGATCTATGCAAAAAAGCTGGGGGTCGACATCGACAATCTATTGATATCCCAGCCGGATTACGGTGAACAGGCGCTCGAGATCTGCGAGACCCTTGTCAGGAGCGGAGCGGTAGACATTATTGTCATCGACTCAGTAGCGGCTCTGGTGCCGAAAGCCGAGATCGAGGGGGAGATGGGCGAATCGCAGATAGGCCTGCAGGCACGTCTGATGTCCAAGGCGCTCAGAAAGCTGACGGCCGTCATCAGCAAATCAAAGACCGTTGTCATCTTCATCAACCAGTTGAGGGAAAAGATCGGCATCATGTTCGGAAATCCGGAAGTGACGCCCGGAGGGAGAGCGTTAAAATTTTACTGTTCCGTGCGTCTCGATGTAAGGCCTACCGAAAAGATAAAGGACGGGGATAAGATCATAGGGACCAGAGTAAGGGTAAAGGTCGTGAAGAACAAGGTCGCTCCCCCGTTCAAAGAAGCTTCGTTCGTCCTCACGCACGGGGAAGGCATCAGCAGGGAAGGAGACCTTCTTGACCTCGCGACGACCTTCGGGATCACGCAGAAAAGCGGGGCGTGGTTCCTTTTCGGCGACGAAAAACTTGGCCAGGGCTGGGACAATTCAAAGCAGTTCTTAAAGGAACATAAGGACATCTATTCCAAGGTCGAGGTCGCTGTCAGGAAGATCATCGCTTCGCAGCATCCCGGAGCAAAACCGGCGGTAAAAGAGATCGCGAAAGAAGACGCAAAAAAAAGGAAATATAACTGATCCGGATATTGTTCTGATAAATGTAGCAGGAGGGAATTAACATGAGTTTTATGGCACTTGTTTATACGATACTGGCGGCTGTTGTATTATTCGGCTTTGGCATCGCGTATCTTGTCCTGCGCAGGCAGCTTGCCGAACAAAAGGTGAGGATAGCCGAAGAGAGCGCGAAAAAGATACTTGAGGACGCGAAAAGGGAGGCTGACACAAAAAGAAAGGAAGCCATCATAGAGGCAAAGGACGAGGCTCTCCGCATGAGATCGGAATTTGAGAAGGAGAGCAAGGAACGAAAATCCGAGCTTCTTTCTTTTGAAAAAAGGCTGATGCAGAAAGAAGAGCATCTTGACCAGAAAGAGCAGCAGATAGAAAAGAACGAGACCGCGGTAAAGGCCCGGACCGAAGAGGTCGCAAAGATAAGGGAAGAGCTGCAAAACGCCCTGAATAAGAACGTGGTGGAACTCGAAAGGGTCGCGGGCCTTTCGAAGGACGAAGGCAAAAGGATACTTCTCCAAAATCTTGAAAAAGATATAGAAAAAGAAGCGTCGATCCTTATTAAGAACCGCGAAGAACAGGTAAAAAAAGAAGCCGACAGAAAAGCAAGGGAGATACTCACGACCGCCATTCAAAGGTGCGCCGTGGACCACGTCGTAGAGACGACGGTCACGGTCGTCGAGCTGCCGAGCGATGATCTCAAAGGCAGGATAATCGGAAAAGAAGGCCGCAATATAAGGGCTTTCGAACAGGCTTCCGGAGTAGACCTGATAGTCGATGATACTCCCGGCGCCGTGATCCTTTCCAGCTTTGACCCGCTCAGAAGGGAGACCGCCAAGCTGACGCTTGAAAAACTGATCGTGGACGGAAGGATCCATCCTGCCAGGGTCGAAGAAATGTACGAAAAATCCAAGCAGGAACTTAAAGTCGCTATGTGGGAATACGGCGAGCGCGCCGCACTTGAATGCGACGTGCACAACCTTCCTCCGGTGCTCATACAGCTCCTCGGCCGCCTGAGGTTCAGGACAAGCTACGGGCAGAACGTCCTGACACATTCCATAGAGATGGCAAAGCTCTCCGGCATGATAGCCGCGGAGCTCGGGGTTAACATCAGGCTGGCAAAAAGGGCCGCGCTTCTTCACGATATAGGAAAAGCCATAGATCAGGAGATCGAAGGGACACATCCTAAACTCGGCGCCATGTTCGCGCAAAAGGCCGGAGAATCCCCCGAGATCGTACATGCCATCATGGCCCACCATAACGATGAAGAACCCAGGACAATAGAAGCCGTGATCGTCCAGGTGGCGGATACGATATCCGCCGGCAGGCCCGGAGCCAGGCGCGATACGCTTGAAGCTTATATCAAGCGCCTTGAAAAACTTGAATCGACCGCGAACTCCTTTGAAGGCGTTGAAAAGACCTACGCCATACAGGCCGGAAGGGAAGTCAGGGTGGTGGTAAAACCCGATAAGATCGACGATACGACCTCGGCCAAGCTCGCCTATGACATAGCAAGGAAGATCGAACAGGAACTCGAGTATCCCGGCGAGATAAAGGTGACGGTGATAAGGGAGACGAGGAACACGGAAGTGGCAAAATAGGATAATGACAAAGATTTTATTTATCGGCGATATCATCGGGAAACCCGGAAGGGAGACAGTAAAAAAGCTCCTGCCTTCTTTGAAGGAGGAATTCTCTGCGGACCTGATCATCGCCAACGGAGAGAACGCCGCCGGGGGCATGGGTATCAATGCGAAAAAATATCAGGAACTTATCGATTCCGGTATTGAGATCGTCACTTTGGGCAACCATGCCTGGCATAACAAGGATTTCACCAGAGAAATATCAGAATGCCGCAATATCGTCCGGCCCGCAAACTATCCGCCCGGCACTCCAGGAAATGGCAGGATCATCTATCGTGGGATTGGCGTGATAAATCTTCTGGGACGTGTATTCATGAAAGAGCTCGATTGCCCGTTCAGGGCGGTCGACAGGATAATCGATGAACTTAAAGGGCAGACAAAGATCATCATCGTCGATGTGCACGGAGAAGCGACTTCGGAAAAACAGGCTTTGGGGTGGTATCTTGACGGAAGGGTGAGCGCGGTGATCGGGACGCACACGCATGTCCAGACAGCCGACGAAAGGATTCTTCCGAACGGAACGGCCTATATCACTGACGCGGGGATGGTAGGTCCGAATAATTCTGTTATCGGCGTTGATACTACTGCGATAATCGAACGGTTTTTGACCCAGCTGCCGAAAAGGTTCGAGGTGGCAAAAGAAGGGCCGAACGTTTTCAATGCCGTGGTCCTGGATATTGATGAATCTACGGGAAAAGCCAGGGGGATAAAGAGAATTTTCAGGGTTGTTGAATAGTCTATTTCAGGGTTTTTATCCGCTCTTCGAGGATCGTCTTTTTATTTTGATATTCTTTTAATTTTTCTTTTTCCGCATCGACCAATTCCGGCTTAGCACGTCCGGTAAAATCCTTATTTTCGAGTTTTTCTTTTGTGCGGCTTATCAATGCGTCCATTTCATCCAGGTGTTTTTGAAGCCTTTCTTTTTCTTTTTCAAAATCTATCAGGCCTTCCAGCGGCACATAGATCTCGATATTAGACACAACGGCCGAAGCGCTTTGCTCAGGTTTTTCGCGCAGCCTATCAAGGACTTCGATCTTGCTTGCCTTCGCCAGACTGATCATGTATGGGAGCAATTCACGCACGACATCTTTTTGGCCTCCCGCAGATATTATCGCGGATATTTCTTTGTTAGGGGGGACGTTCATCTCGGCCCTGATGTTCCTGATAGAGCGGATGATCTCTATCATGAGGGCGACCTTGGCCTCTGTTTTTTCATCGATCAAAGACGGGTTGCTATCTGGCCAATCAGAAAGCATTATGGTCTTTCCGCCGCCGATTATTGAAAATATTTCTTCAGTCTCGAACGGCATGAACGGATGAAGCAATTTTACCGTCCCCAAAAGAACGGTCTTTAGGACTTTTAAAGTGTTTTCCTTGTTCGGACTTTGATCGTAAATGCTTTGTTTTGATAATTCCACGAACCAGTCGCAAAATTCGCTCCAGATAAATTCATACAACCTTCTCGCCGCTTCGCCGAATTCGAATTCTTCAAGAAGCTTTGTTGTCTGGCCGATCGTCCTGTTGAACCTGGACAGGATCCATTTGTCCGCAACGGTCAGCCGACCGGTATCGAACTTAGTATCGGCCGCCTCACCCTGCATCAGGACAAAACGGGACACGTTCCATATTTTATTGGCAAAGTTCCTTCCTTCAGTGATCTTCTCCTCGGTAAGCTTGAGGTCCTGCCCTCCGGATGTCACAAGAGAGGTCAGGGCGAAACGGAGCGCGTCCGCCCCCACCCTTTCGATCACATCGATCGGGTCGATCACATTGCCGAGCGATTTGCTCATTTTTTTTCCGGAAATATCCCTGATAAGACCGTGTATGAATACTTTGCCAAACGGCTCGCTCCCCATAAAATGAAGCCCCATCATTATCATCTTCGAGACCCAGAAAGTTATTATGTCATATCCTGTAATAAGGGCTGATGTCGGATAATATGTCTCAAGGTCTTTTGTCTTTTGCGGCCAGCCAAGGGTCGAGAACGGCCAGAGCGATGACGAGAACCATGTGTCAAGAACATCTTCATCCTGGGAAAGGCTTTTCCCTCCGCAGGCCGGACATTTTTCCGGGTCCGCTTCGCTGACGATCACTTCCCCGCAGGCGCAGTACCATACCGGTATCCTGTGGCCCCACCAGATCTGCCGTGATATGCACCAATCCTTCAGGTTCATCATCCAGTCGGTATATACTTTTGACCAGCGTGACGGGATAAACTCAATTTTTTTCTGCTCGACCGCCTCTATCGCTTTTTCGGCAAGAGAAGCTACTTTCACGAACCATTGGTCGGAAAGGGACGGTTCGATCACCGTCTTACACCGGTAACAGCTGCCCGCGGAATTCTCGTAGTCCTCGATCTTTTCAATGGACCCGTTCTCTTCAAGCGCTTTGACTATCGCTTCCCTGGCTTTTTGCCTTTCAAGCCCCTCGATACCGTTTATTCCCTTTTTTTCTTCCGCGCTGAACTCTTCGAGTGTTATCTTCGCGTCTTTTGTCAGGATATTGATCTTTGGCAAGTTGTGTCTTGCACCCATATCAAAGTCATTCGGATCATGTGCCGGAGTGACTTTTACCGCGCCGGTCCCGAAAGACGGATCGACAAACTCATCTGCAATGACCGGGATTATCCTGTTCACTAAAGGCAGGATCAAGTTTTTGCCTGTCAAATGTTTATATCTCTCATCATCAGGGTTGACCGCAACGGCAGTATCACCCAGCATAGTCTCGGGTCTTGTCGTCGCCACAACAACGAAATCATTTGTCCCGGCTGCCGGCTTCTGGTTACCGGCTACTTTATATTTTATGTACCAGAGCTTACCCTTCCTGGTCTCATGCTCAACTTCAATGTCCGATATCGCTGTTTTGCACCTGGGGCACCAGTTGACCATCCTTTTGCCGCGGTAGATCAGGCCTTCTTTGTATAACGACACAAACGCTTTCCTGACGGCTTTGGACAGGCCTTCGTCCATCGTGAAGCGCTCTCTTTTCCAGTCACACGAAGCCCCGAGCCTTCTCAGCTGTTTTGTTATCGTCGAGCCGTAAAGGCCTTTCCATTTCCATACTCTCTTCTCGAACTCCTCCCTGCCTATGTCCTCTTTCTTTTTCTTTTCTTTTGACAGGTCTTTTTCTACGACGTTCTGCGTCGCTATCCCGGCATGGTCGGTTCCTGGGACCCATAGGGTCTTATAACCCTGCATCCTGCGGAACCTTATGAGGATATCCTGGAGAGTATTATCAAGGGCATGCCCCATATGCAAGGAACCGGTCACGTTGGGCGGAGGTATAACAATGACAAACTTCCCTAGATTAGTGTTCTGGTGAGCGGTCGTGGGGCCGTCCGGCGAGAAAAAACCGCTTTCCTCCCAGATCTTGTACCATTTGCCTTCGACTTTGGTCTGGTCGTATGTCTTGGACAGTTCCATCATAAATAGTTTTCGATGATGCGGGAGGAACTCCATTCCTCCAGTTTCAGATATTCTTTCATCCCGGCAAAAGTGGCGTCTTTCGGGATGAGGCCGATGATCTCACTCCCAAGGACAGCTATTTCCTTTTTTATTGCTTCTGCCTTTACCGCATCGAATACCTGTTTGATAGATGATGATTTATAATTCACTATGTTCACTGCCACCTGGACGATGCTTTTGCTCTCCAAAGGGACGCCTATCGCGCGCACACCGCGAAGTCCGCCGTTCTTTTCCCTGATCTTTTCGGCGATGTCTTTTGCCGCCTGAAGATCATCCGTTTCCAGATCCACGTTGAACGCTATCAGTATGTCCCTTGCCCCGATAGCGACCGCGCCCGCTGTCGGATGCAGCTTTGCAGGGCCGAAATCCGGCTTGCCTTCAGGTGTGCATATTCTCTCTGCAACGCCTTCCAGGCCGCCCTTGCGCACTGCCGACAGTTCTTTTCTTTCGGGAAAACGCGCGATATTGCCGTATATATAGACCGGTATGCCGAGCTCGTCCGCGATATTGCGCGAGATCTCGTCGCGTATCTTCACGCAGTCGTTGAACGTGGCTT
It encodes the following:
- a CDS encoding class II fructose-bisphosphate aldolase, which produces MPVRTGHVQSIGISYGSFRETIKGSFDSGTVNSIRESLSLLSGRLGAYPLGDEHFTAVASSPSYNVHSHCAVEMVKTLGLVSPRTDAGPLSNLASHNIYSIMAAGLIQRDRGLVAGDKPFCEQLEGVLNMIELLKGPSSDAPEFKKAKGGVFAHSIDRFIKVSGNSMSFDSPTMVGLDTMLKIAMANGFCIPACNVNNMEMLEAGVVAAALTRSPIIFEWSPGSFKYNGGAVVPSFITRLEPLKAIVAGLGFPYACHLDHGTWDAVIEALNAGFTSVMYDPSETGKKKVSYQDNLRLSTEMAKMAHAKGVAIELELGGKEGSFGDLSAMASAERLGYMTDPEQAVDFVGKTGADVLAISIGNSHGAQKFAGKAFIDIEHVCRIREKLDAAGFKHVPLVFHGGSDRSPFADEIARLIGKPYDKNPSGTPIEFQVRAVKEGRVAKLNLDTIFRLAQAEGVLAMRQVMDSYILKKGTDDFRAHIGVPWRVTLVNEFMRKLVELGAAGQAMTVLRQVCLEKATTEVAKVLTKQKASVLETSTAAGLGADPLDITRLAVKLELRDDQIAGAQTVGNIANVMAAKLAGSEQEGQESKAGKDLE
- a CDS encoding SUMF1/EgtB/PvdO family nonheme iron enzyme — translated: MAIIRRIAGQVMTVGRLMLSRPGQPVGRTVPPGIDIQKFMEGHNFIDVPGMLFRIMKSELTILQFKAFVDISGCEITGHNAGALKKVLDAAEQNRTATFLSLNDGRAYAEWLSKMTERRFRVPTEQEWSDATMRVRDKLSGDNWEWTDTPFIGNYFFIRCRGYENRGNHHEEVRYNPYSVRLIEEVK
- a CDS encoding YajQ family cyclic di-GMP-binding protein, coding for MSKDASFDIVSKVNLPELDNALHQVMNEIRQRFDFKGSTSEVTKEGDDLVFASEDEFKLKNVIDIFHTKISKRGISPKFFDFGKVESALGGTVKQPVKIKTGIQQEKSKEIIKMIKDAKIKVQSQIQADQIRVSGKNKDDLQLVIQMLRKANLDIELQFVNYR
- a CDS encoding CinA family protein → MDSGQNQLEDFFSKMMSAIGKTTDQEIADTLTKEKLTISVAESLTGGLISERLSSASGASEYFVGGIVCYTNRVKVMDLAVPPSLIVKEGPVSREVALLLAENIRKKYKTHIGLSATGVAGPATVSPPKPIGLTFVALSSEKGSICKELNLSGSRADIRQKAAQGALGLLWLHLSGQDIGQ
- a CDS encoding SUMF1/EgtB/PvdO family nonheme iron enzyme; the protein is MKIGSAAEVRTRSSMLGLSRPDQPISRKWAHGVNFRKFIESHRFTKVPGMPFRMMKDELTTDQLKQFVRSAQYEIIGNNAGLLQDILARASQREMAGHLSLNDGRAYSKWLSEITGRRFRVPTSEEWFDAVTKVKCKLSGRNWEWTTSIYFGNYFYLCQLGVTGRRSFPPGDRGDEYTVRLIEDLR
- a CDS encoding aspartate kinase, whose translation is MPIVVQKYGGTSVGSAEKIKNVAKRVVKTKKAGNDVVVIVSAMGHTTDELISLLKQITSDPDPREYDMLISTGEQVSAALLASAIIELGEKAISLTGGQAGVITEDIPSKARIKDVKFQRLKKEIAEGKIVVVTGFQGVDSKGDITTIGRGGSDTSAVVIAAALKADVCEIYTDVDGIYTADPRIVPDAKKLDRIAHEEILELASAGAGVMHPRSVECGKIYGINIHVRSSLNENEGTMITTLSPKEVKEMEKRGLVTGVAHDENVAKIGVLQVPDKPGIASKIFTALAESNISVDMIIQSIHGGNVADMAFTVAHSDLKKALEVVNGVAKKIGAKEVVSDDSVAKISLVGIGMVGAPGVAAKMFESLAKNDINIQMISTSEIRISCVVDEKLAKKAVQVLHEAFELSK
- the recA gene encoding recombinase RecA yields the protein MVQDEKEKALGMAISQIEKSYGKGAIMKMGDSSRFTVESISTGIISLDSALGVGGFPRGRIVEIYGPEAGGKTTVSLQAIGAAQKKGGIAAFIDAEHALDPIYAKKLGVDIDNLLISQPDYGEQALEICETLVRSGAVDIIVIDSVAALVPKAEIEGEMGESQIGLQARLMSKALRKLTAVISKSKTVVIFINQLREKIGIMFGNPEVTPGGRALKFYCSVRLDVRPTEKIKDGDKIIGTRVRVKVVKNKVAPPFKEASFVLTHGEGISREGDLLDLATTFGITQKSGAWFLFGDEKLGQGWDNSKQFLKEHKDIYSKVEVAVRKIIASQHPGAKPAVKEIAKEDAKKRKYN
- the pgsA gene encoding CDP-diacylglycerol--glycerol-3-phosphate 3-phosphatidyltransferase; protein product: MIRPVLGVTQANRITLVRVLLIPLFIYFLLSTSLPLSKWIAAGLFIALASTDALDGFVARKYGQVTELGKLIDPIADKMLVYAAFMGFVQMGKLWSWVVLIIVMRDFAVMGLRVWAAKKGEIIPAGDTGKWKTALQMTAIVFLILDWPAAMLLFLISLILCVVSGFDYFRQADLSGA